The following proteins are encoded in a genomic region of Amphiura filiformis chromosome 18, Afil_fr2py, whole genome shotgun sequence:
- the LOC140138841 gene encoding LOW QUALITY PROTEIN: F-box/WD repeat-containing protein 5-like (The sequence of the model RefSeq protein was modified relative to this genomic sequence to represent the inferred CDS: inserted 3 bases in 2 codons), with protein sequence MEDKCMWLCLPDSLVLQLFSYLTSKELLRAAQVCKPWLCISRDELVWKSLLYREWKIDRFLPLLPGQSSYFREYRRLKCRVPCHQVQVLREHTDQVLHVSFSHNGKMFASCSKDGTIKVWKTGPPVTQKYNRAMKELFRWQYTQFSQFNATDTLLLVSGVHFGPNSTSGEIAVFNLKEDFALQARVLNKPYDIFGCWLNNSYLLSGNLHYLGHLSSCSALWLNKAXRGSRFEQESVVMRLFKFLNINASTVRSITVANCRNLGRGEELRAKVPPAEKKDGEPKKASPPPSSSLTGGSNANGTVQSSSESEVDTKASAYESDNEMTASESEVLKNGKICSGSVDLSQARGGSNGHYAETTVSGRARRCTNSEDSRQRQQEGVLCDRHSSQNSMHVSKSEPCLPSSDSKAQSRSCTAGDSSSQSNKSNQAAGPKPIKRPCPQTVPQQRSSPVKRDASVVSGSPPNTLRKSLRTDIDVNKDISQDMPCVSGSSSEGPCLCKNGQKDVEDYNRDLPSTSGASSANPKGEGDTCYNRLWSRVRQAEMRRGGHNLDEELLKILIDGDPDYSAESQVDTPESDSPMLSLADSAQIEMAGMNPMNDFTGELVNPREFNNDMQSAAVSSRCSSTDTVLSSPDTEQMSGTSLTFAAESGSASDIIRAWGKQFTFGSTDSLDEEPAIHYPERRRGFSDPEVLARLQPTLPEYEIDDTSNVSSSSMSDSQDFSHRTKVRRRKHAVKEETKHLIFTRGSQAYTPHQIGIKKIEPTMSNTLRGPLGAQDXQRSRSEGNNDQNDFDKVDYVIELNGHAIGMALSPDHRYLYVNCRCWPKDYVIGDPLTPPPIAQEIEIRVYDLVDMTEIKRFFGHKAFSPNDEFNFIFLDVCDMYVASGAEDRHGYIWDRYYGIQLAKLPHRDVVNCVAFNPRDPEMLITASDDHSLKIWYSRVKADQSQGAIC encoded by the exons CCGCGATGAATTAGTATGGAAATCTCTACTCTACCGAGAATGGAAGATAGACCGCTTTCTACCGCTGCTCCCGGGTCAGAGTTCATATTTCCGCGAGTACCGTCGCCTGAAGTGCCGTGTACCATGCCATCAGGTGCAGGTATTACGTGAACACACTGATCAAGTCCTGCACGTCAGCTTCTCGCATAATGGCAAGATGTTTGCCTCTTGCTCTAAAGATGGCACAATTAAG GTATGGAAAACTGGACCACCAGTGACACAGAAATACAATCGTGCCATGAAGGAGCTGTTCCGATGGCAGTATACACAGTTCTCACAATTCAATGCAACTGACACTCTACTTCTAGTTTCTGGTGTACATTTTGGTCCTAATAGTACTTCAGGAGAAATTGCTGTATTCAACTTGAAAG aGGATTTTGCACTTCAAGCAAGAGTCCTAAACAAACCGTACGATATCTTTGGGTGTTGGCTCAACAACTCATACCTACTCTCGGGGAATCTTCACTACCTAGGTCATCTCTCATCATGCTCTGCGCTTTGGCTGAACAAAGC ACGAGGAAGTCGATTCGAACAAGAGTCTGTTGTGATGAGACTCTTCAAATTCCTCAACATCAATGCAAGCACCGTAAGGAGTATCACGGTCGCAAATTGTCGGAATTTGGGGCGCGGAGAGGAATTACGTGCAAAGGTACCGCCAGCGGAGAAAAAGGATGGCGAACCAAAGAAAGCTTCGccgccaccatcatcatcacttaCTGGCGGGAGCAATGCAAACGGAACAGTGCAGAGTTCAAGTGAGAGTGAGGTAGACACAAAGGCCAGTGCATATGAGAGCGACAATGAAATGACCGCTAGCGAGTCAGAAGtcttaaaaaatggtaaaatttgtTCGGGTAGTGTGGACTTATCACAAGCAAGAGGAGGATCGAATGGACATTATGCTGAAACAACTGTCAGTGGAAGAGCCAGAAGATGTACGAACAGCGAAGATTCACGACAACGACAACAAGAAGGGGTACTTTGTGACCGACATTCATCACAGAATTCAATGCATGTCAGTAAAAGCGAACCGTGTTTGCCTTCGAGTGATAGTAAAGCTCAAAGTAGAAGTTGCACTGCAGGTGATAGTAGCAGTCAATCAAACAAGAGCAATCAAGCGGCGGGACCTAAACCAATCAAGCGCCCGTGCCCTCAGACTGTACCACAACAAAGGAGTTCTCCTGTTAAACGTGATGCGAGTGTAGTTAGTGGATCGCCGCCTAACACATTACGTAAAAGCTTAAGAACAGATATAGATGTGAATAAAGACATATCCCAAGATATGCCTTGTGTAAGCGGATCTAGTAGTGAAGGGCCTTGTTTGTGTAAAAATGGACAGAAAGATGTGGAAGATTATAATAGAGATTTACCAAGTACAAGTGGTGCAAGTAGCGCAAATCCAAAAGGCGAAGGCGATACATGTTATAATAGACTTTGGTCTCGGGTTAGGCAAGCTGAAATGCGACGTGGTGGACATAATCTAGACGAAGAATTGCTTAAGATACTCATAGACGGGGATCCCGATTACAGCGCTGAATCGCAAGTAGATACACCGGAGTCGGACAGTCCTATGTTGTCGCTAGCTGACAGTGCACAGATAGAAATGGCGGGTATGAATCCAATGAACGATTTTACCGGGGAACTTGTAAATCCACGGGAGTTTAACAACGACATGCAATCTGCAGCTGTGAGTTCGCGATGTAGCTCAACAGATACGGTACTATCTAGCCCTGATACTGAACAAATGTCAGGCACTTCATTAACTTTTGCCGCAGAAAGCGGTAGTGCCAGCGATATAATTCGTGCATGGGGAAAGCAATTCACCTTCGGTAGTACAGATTCACTGGATGAGGAACCTGCAATCCATTATCCGGAAAGACGGAGGGGATTCAGCGATCCCGAAGTCCTAGCACGTCTCCAACCAACGTTACCTGAATACGAAATTGATGATACTAGTAATGTATCAAGCTCAAGCATGTCAGATTCGCAGGATTTCTCGCATCGTACAAAAGTTCGTCGACGAAAACATGCAGTAAAAGAGGAAACAAAGCATCTGATTTTCACCCGTGGTTCACAAGCATATACACCCCATCAAATAGGCATCAAGAAAATTGAACCAACTATGAGTAATACTTTGAGAGGACCTCTTGGAGCTCAGG GTCAAAGGTCAAGGTCAGAGGGcaataatgatcaaaatgatTTTGACAAAGTAGACTATGTGATTGAGTTAAACGGACATGCTATTGGTATGGCACTATCACCAGACCACAG ATATCTCTATGTGAACTGCCGATGCTGGCCAAAAGACTATGTCATTGGTGATCCATTGACACCACCACCCATTGCGCAGGAAATTGAAATACGGGTATACGATCTAGTGGATATGACGGAAATTAAGCGCTTCTTTGGGCATAAGGCATTTTCTCCAAATGATGAATTTAATTTCATCTTTCTTGATGTGTGTGATATGTATGTGGCTAG TGGTGCAGAAGATCGTCATGGTTACATCTGGGATCGTTACTATGGTATCCAGCTTGCCAAACTTCCGCATAGAGATGTAGTGAACTGCGTGGCATTCAATCCTCGTGACCCGGAGATGTTGATCACTGCTAGCGATGATCACTCACTGAAAATCTGGTACTCGAGAGTGAAAGCTGATCAATCCCAGGGTGCAAtttgctga